From the Oncorhynchus nerka isolate Pitt River linkage group LG20, Oner_Uvic_2.0, whole genome shotgun sequence genome, one window contains:
- the LOC115101788 gene encoding G-protein coupled receptor 54-like → MFPPDVWNSTDLIWFNASELNASLEDPEEGDHPFLTDAWLVPLFFALIMLVGLIGNSLVIYVISKHRQMRTATNFYIANLAATDIIFLVCCVPFTATLYPLPGWIFGNFMCKFVAFLQQVTVQATCITLTAISGDRCYVTVYPLKSLRHRTPRVAMIVSICIWIGSFILSTPIFMYQRIEEGYWYGPRHYCMERFPSKTLERAFILYQFIAAYLLPVITISFCYTLMLKRVGQPSVEPVDNNYQVHLLSERTVTLRSKISKMVVVIVLLFTICWGPIQLFALFQSFYPNYRVNYATYKIKTWANCMSYANSSINPIVYGFMGDSFRKSFKKTFHFLFKHKVRDSSVTSRTANAEIKLVAAEEGNDEGK, encoded by the exons atgtttcctccagacgtgtggAATTCTACGGACCTGATATGGTTCAATGCGTCTGAGTTGAATGCTTCTCTGGAGGACCCGGAGGAGGGGGACCACCCGTTCCTGACGGACGCCTGGCTGGTGCCTCTCTTCTTCGCCCTCATCATGCTGGTGGGGCTAATTGGGAACTCGCTGGTCATCTATGTCATCTCCAAACACAGGCAGATGAGGACGGCCACCAACTTCTACATAG CTAACCTGGCTGCCACAGACATCATCTTCCTGGTGTGTTGTGTTCCGTTCACAGCCACTCTCTACCCGCtccctggatggatatttggGAACTTCATGTGTAAATTTgttgcttttcttcagcag GTGACTGTTCAGGCTACATGCATCACCCTCACTGCCATTAGTGGGGATCGCTGCTATGTCACAGTGTACCCTCTAAAGTCCCTACGCCATCGCACTCCACGAGTCGCCATGATCGTTAGCATCTGTATATGGATTG GTTCCTTCATTCTATCCACCCCGATCTTCATGTACCAGAGGATTGAGGAGGGCTACTGGTATGGACCGAGACACTACTGCATGGAGAGGTTTCCCTCTAAGACCCTGGAGAGGGCTTTCATCCTGTACCAGTTCATAGCTGCCTACCTACTACctgtcattaccatctccttctgCTACACACTCATGCTGAAGAGGGTGGGCCAGCCGTCAGTTGAGCCAGTAGACAATAATTACCAG GTCCACctgttgtctgagaggactgtcaCTCTGAGGAGTAAGATCTccaagatggtggtggtgattgtccTCCTTTTCACCATCTGCTGGGGGCCTATACAGCTCTTCGCCCTGTTCCAGTCCTTCTACCccaactacagggtcaactacgcCACCTATAAGATCAAGACCTGGGCTAACTGCATGTCCTACGCTAACTCCTCCATCAACCCAATCGTTTATGGCTTCATGGGAGACAGTTTCCGCAAGTCCTTCAAAAAGACTTTCCACTTCCTGTTCAAACACAAAGTGAGAGACAGCAGTGTCACGTCACGCACGGCTAATGCAGAAATCAAGTTAGTTGCTGCAGAGGAAGGCAACGATGAAGGGAAATGA